One genomic region from Magallana gigas chromosome 3, xbMagGiga1.1, whole genome shotgun sequence encodes:
- the LOC105329662 gene encoding E3 ubiquitin-protein ligase MIB2 — translation MAAGLRVVRGPDWTLGDSDGGEGHLGTVVDVREKDGMVGVAWDVGNTTTCRIGKDQKYDLRVFDNATIGILFRDKKCSECRAEPIYGMCWNCTSCGDVCICSVCYFRDKHSADHSFIRYTTPNSEGVEVKKRFSSMSLRSLGMYPGAMVTRRKADWEYGDQDGGDGTVGTVRDIRSFKKDMSHRNAVAVTWPSGKSYVYRVGYNGKMDLVCKEVARGFEYYREHLPVLDSSMIQDLPKMASTTRVKIGDEVCITLSVRELREAQQNFGGYQDEMESVIGKRGVIDGFTDSGGILVKYQENRWVFNPRALSKIWHATVGETVRVKDEQQKVEALQKGHGEWNPKMAKVLGKVGRIARITPKKDVVVSFGRKHWVFNIACLRPCPGAEVDQIEEEDDLSLSIATAGLTNGLGLLLEQLRILAAAQSTKFSPEKFLKLASDGNDKLVLQMVKGEPNLCNMRIKGTTALIVAAFEGQNDVVKVLLSNGANPNLTDDSGNTALVASVSADKISIVRILLQTGCDVNAANKDGRTAIHVAAKAGFGEAAKLLLANNCSVNVKDAAENTPLHEAIENSQDAIIVLLADAKGIDFRIVNKLGFNALIFAALKGNKTAANKVTAKCPELTDEPDSKSNNTALHVAALNNRTEIATILLVQGRADTEKTNKDGRTPLHLACIEAYYDMVKILLDHNARVSPADNDGNTPMHCALGGSRSQPLILILMGHRVQTKTERVKIACMLLEFGAKLDQRNKKGQQAIDLAETDVKSAVQQHANDVSQRRNRSQGRQRPSSGRQEREMFKQEMVVPCFVCFRQTGSVTTAPCGHRCLCPNCSFQVEECPVCLQTIERRLDPQGKDVQVLKLDDLCKVQ, via the exons ATGGCGGCGGGACTGCGCGTGGTCCGAGGCCCAGACTGGACCCTGGGGGACAGCGACGGTGGGGAGGGGCACCTTGGGACGGTGGTGGATGTCCGTGAGAAGGACGGGATGGTTGGTGTGGCGTGGGACGTCGGAAACACCACGACCTGTCGTATCGGAAAGGACCAGAAATACGATCTACGAGTGTTCGATAATGCGACCATCG GAATTTTATTTAGGGACAAGAAATGTTCGGAGTGTAGAGCAGAACCAATTTATGGGATGTGTTGGAACTGTACGAGCTGCGGTGATGTCTGTATCTGCTCCGTCTGCTACTTCAGAGACAAACACAGCGCTGATCATTCGTTCATCAGATACACAACACCAAACAGTGAGGG AGTGGAAGTTAAGAAGCGTTTCTCTAGCATGTCTTTGAGGTCCCTGGGAATGTACCCTGGTGCAATGGTTACTCGGAGAAAGGCTGACTGGGAATATGGAGACCAAGATG GTGGAGACGGTACAGTGGGAACCGTTCGGGACATCCGAAGTTTTAAGAAAGACATGTCTCATCGCAATGCTGTGGCAGTCACGTGGCCATCCGGAAAATCGTACGTCTACCGCGTTGGATACAACGGGAAGATGGACCTTGTATGCAAAGAAGTGGCGAGAGGGTTTGAGTATTATCGTGAACATCTTCCTGTTTTAG ATTCCAGTATGATTCAGGATCTACCCAAGATGGCGTCTACTACACGCGTCAAAATCGGGGACGAAGTTTGTATCACACTGTCTGTCAGAGAACTGAGAGAAGCACAGCAAAACTTTGGGGGGTATCAGGACGAAATGGAAAGT GTTATTGGTAAACGAGGGGTGATCGACGGATTCACTGATAGCGGCGGGATCCTTGTTAAATACCAAGAAAACCGATGGGTCTTTAACCCTAGAGCTCTCAGCAAA ATTTGGCATGCCACTGTTGGTGAAACTGTTCGTGTAAAGGATGAACAGCAAAAAGTTGAAGCCTTGCAGAAAGGGCATGGGGAATGGAACCCTAAAATGGCAAAG GTTTTGGGCAAAGTCGGAAGAATTGCGAGAATCACTCCGAAAAAGGATGTAGTTGTCTCGTTTGGAAGGAAACACTGGGTGTTTAATATTGCTTGCTTGAGGCCGTGCCCCGGGGCCGAGGTTGACCAAATAGAGGAAGAAGATGATCTGTCCTTGTCCATTG CTACTGCTGGATTGACAAACGGGTTGGGGTTGCTCTTAGAACAACTACGGATCCTGGCAGCAGCTCAGTCGACCAAGTTTTCACCCGAAAAGTTTCTTAAACTGGCGTCTGATGGAAACGACAAACTGGTTTTACAAATGGTGAAAGGTGAACCAAACTTG TGTAACATGCGAATAAAAGGAACCACGGCATTGATTGTTGCTGCTTTTGAGGGTCAGAACGATGTTGTCAAGGTTTTGTTATCTAATGGAGCGAACCCAAACCTTACGGATGATAGCGGAAACACAGCACTTGTTGCATCTGTTTCAGC AGATAAAATCAGTATCGTTCGAATCTTATTGCAAACCGGATGTGACGTAAACGCCGCAAACAAAGACGGAAGAACAGCCATTCACGTTGCAGCCAAGGCTGGATTTGGAGAAGCCGCAAAACTTTTGTTAGCAAATAATTGTAGCGTAAACGTCAAG GACGCTGCAGAGAACACCCCCCTCCATGAGGCGATTGAGAACAGCCAGGATGCCATCATAGTTCTTCTTGCTGATGCTAAAGGCATTGATTTCAGGATTGTCAACAAGCTGGGTTTCAATGCTCTCATATTTGCCGCGCTCAAGGGAAATAAAAC TGCAGCAAATAAAGTTACAGCAAAATGCCCAGAATTGACTGATGAACCGGACTCGAAGAGCAACAACACAGCCCTCCATGTTGCTGCTTTGAACAACAGGACGGAAATAGCAACGATTCTGCTTGTGCAG GGAAGAGCAGATACAGAAAAGACAAACAAAGATGGCCGTACACCCCTACACTTGGCTTGCATTGAGGCTTACTACGATATGGTCAAAATTCTCCTAGATCATA ATGCTCGCGTTTCTCCCGCTGACAATGACGGCAACACTCCAATGCATTGCGCTCTTGGAGGTTCCAGATCCCAACCTTTG ATTCTGATCTTGATGGGCCATCGCGTTCAGACGAAGACGGAGAGAGTCAAGATTGCGTGCATGCTGCTTGAATTTGGCGCCAAACTCGACCAGAGAAACAAAAAAGGCCAGCAGGCAATCGATCTTGCAGAAACTGACGTCAAATCAGCAGTACAACAACACGCTAATGACGT ATCCCAGAGGAGGAATAGAAGCCAAGGTCGCCAGAGACCCAGTTCTGGAAGACAGGAACGAGAAATGTTTAAACAGGAAATGGTCGTTCCCTGTTTCGTCTGCTTTCGTCAGACTGGAAGTGTTACCACAGCGCCGTGTGGACATAGATGTTTATGTCCGAACTGTAGTTTCCAGGTCGAGGAGTGTCCTGTTTGCTTGCAGACTATCGAGCGACGCTTGGACCCGC AGGGAAAGGATGTTCAGGTATTGAAATTGGATGACCTTTGCAAGGTTCAATGA